DNA from Pleomorphomonas sp. T1.2MG-36:
CAACGATCACTCCGACGGGGGTAACGGAAATGGCCACGGCAACGGAAAGCCATAAGCGTCCGTGCCCGTGAATATTGTCCCAGCGTCGGCGTCGCCGCGCCTTTACCACCACTAGACCAACCGATTTCCCCTGGGCAAATCTTGTTGCCCTGGCTACGGCCTCCGATAGGCCCTAACCGGAGTCGCGCCCGTACTCGACGCTAGCGTCAGAACCGTCAAGAAAAGCGCGTGTACGTGCCGGTACGCTCACGCACCCTGCGGAGGCAAGCAGGGCACATGAGCGCCTAGTGGTCGCGCGCATCACTAAGTCCGCGCAACTGAGATGTTACCGCACGGCGGGCGGCATGCCGGCGAGCGACGTCAGCGGCTGCGACACCTGGTTCAGGAGGTAGTCGGACTTCATTTCCTCACCCAGCGACAGCGTCAGCAACTGGGCGATCTCGTTCTGATGCAGCTGGAGGGCCATGTTGCGGGCAGCAGTATAAGCGGCGATCTCATAATGCTCCACCCGCTGCGCCGCGCCGATTAGAGCGAGATCCGCGAGGAACTCGGGCATCTTGTCGCCCTTCTTCATTACCTCATCACCCTCCTCCAGAAGCCCCTGCATGCCCTTGCAAGTTTTGGCCGACGTAGCGCCGCCCAGGATCTTCAGAGCCGCGTTGAGTCGCTCGACCTGCGTGTTCGTTTCCTGCAGATGGAGTTCAAGAAGCGCGCGCAACTGCTCGGTCTTGGCCGCTTCGGCCATCTTTGGCAGTGCCTTCACCAGCTGCTTTTCGGCGCTGAGTAGGTCGCGCAGTTCCTCGATCAGGAGCTCGCTGAGAGGCTTGGGGTCAAGCGTATCACTAGTGACAGCCGCCACGCCGCTGCCGGAGGTAGGCGCGGCTCCGTCGCCCTCAAGCCCGGCGAAGGCCGTGGCCTCAACGAACTCCCAATCGCCCCCCTCGTTCCAAGGACCGCGGGCGTCGACTTCGCCGAGCTGACCCTCGCCCGTTGACTCGTTGAAGTACTGGTTGACCAGCTTGGGCGTCGGGGCGATGCGGCCGATCATGAACGGTGGCGTTCCGATGCTTTCGAGCGCCGCCGCGAAGGCCTTCATGTGGGTGATCTCGCGGGTCATCAGGAACTGCAGCGCGTCCTTGGTGCCGGGGTCGCGGCAGAAGTCGATCAGCCGCTCGTAGACGATCTTGGCGCGGGCCTCGGCGGCGATGTTGCTGCGGAGATCGACGTCGAGCTCACCGGTGATCTTGAGGTAATCGGCCGTCCAGGGATTGCCCATGGAGTTGAACAGGTTGACGCCGCCGCCGCCAGCAATGGCAATCAGTGGGTCGGCCTCGGCATCCTCGCGCACCGACTTCATCGGTTTGAGGTGCATGCGGGCAAGCGTGCCGACGATCTCAAGATGGCTGAGCTCTTCCGTGCCGATGTCCATCAGAAGGTCCTTGCGGGCGGCATCCTCGCAGTTGAGACCCTGGATGGAATACTGCATCGCCGCCGCGAGCTCGCCGTTGGCGCCGCCGAACTGTTCCAGCAGCATGTTGCCGAAGCGGGGATCGGGCTCATCGACGCGCACGGTGTACATCAGCTTCTTGATGTGGTGGTACATGGGAGTCCCCCTTGAACACGAAGCGGCTCGGTGCCGCTTGGTAATAAGCGAGACGAACCGAAAAGGTTCCCCCTGCGCCTTGGGGTATTTGCGAATGAATAGCCAAAGAAATCAGGACAAATTGCCTCATGAATTCGGGGCGATGCGACCCTTTTTGCGTTGCGGTCCGCAAATCGCATATAGCCTCCACGACACCCATCGATGTGACGAAGCCTGCTCGGACTTCCACTCGCCTATGAGTTTGGAGCCACTTGATCGCCCCTTTCGCGGCGCTCCACTCGGGCGGATGCGGCTTTCTTTGTGGGCATGATCGCGCTCGATTCCGGGTTCCTTCAGAAACGGGGAGTAACCTGAGCCCTGGAACACAGGTTGCGTAGAATGGTCAAAATGAAGTCGACTGCCGGTACCCCGCTTTTAAGATTGGTTGCACCGACCTTCGTCATGCTGATTCTGCTAACGGGCATGGGGGCGTTTCTCCTCTGGATGTCCCAGAGCGTAGATGACGAGGCAGCTCAACGGGAACGAAGGATAGCGGAGCAGGCCATATACGAGCTCCGGTACAACATCAGTCATAACCAGGAGAGCTCGACTTTTTGGAATGAGGCTGTCGAGAAGGTTTCCCGTCCGGGAAACGATGAATGGCTCGATGAAAATCTCGGCACGTGGATGCATAAATTCTACGGCTTTGATGAGCTCTATATTCTGGATGGCGGCAACCGTCCGGTATATGCGTTCGCCGCAGACGCCATCAGGGAACCGGTATACTTCGAGACGCGACGCGCGGTATCGACGCCGTTTCTGGAGGATCTCCGTTCGGATCTGCTGAAGAGGCAGCCTCCCAAGGAGGGCCAGCAGACGGTGGGGGTATCGGACTTTCTCCTGATCGACGGGCGACCCGCGGTCGTCAGCATGAAACCCATCGTATCGGACTCAGGGGAAATTGCCCTTACCCCTGAGACCACGTTTGTCCACGTAGCCGTTCAATATCTTGATGGGCCTGTCAGCGAGAGGATCTCAAAGAGTTTCGTTTTGAACGGATTGCATGTTGCCCCAATTGGATCCGGCCATCGGGACGAACAAAAGGTAACGATCCTAAATGAACGGGGCGAACCGTCGGTAAGCTTTGAATGGAGGCCGTTCCGGCCGGGGCACGGTCTGCTGGTCAGAATTCTCCCTCTGCTCCTGCTGGTTTCCGTTGTGCTTGTCGCTGGAACCGTCAGCCTGTCGGTCTTCTCGTATCTTCGGATGAGAGATAAAGCCCGGAATGAGGATCGTCTCATATATCTCTCCTCCTACGATTCCCTGACGGGATTGAGGAACAGGGCGGCGTACGAGGAGGCCGCCGACGCCATAATCGCAACTATGGAGAGCGGGGTACCTGTCGAGCCGGTCGCCATTTTGTTTATGGATCTCGATCGATTCAAGCAGGTCAACGACATCTACGGTCACCAGGCAGGCGATGCGGTCCTCAAAGAATTCGCGAAGCGAACCAAATCCGTTCTGCCGGAGGGTGCCGAGCTATTCCGCATCGGCGGTGACGAGTTCGCGGTCATTCATCCGAGGAGTTCGCCGCGAGATGCGGAGGCAATCTGCGTTGCGGTTATCGACGCGTTAAAGTCTCCGATCGAAATCGCCGGCCGCGTCACTTTCGTTGGCGTCACCGTCGGCGTGGCATTTGCGCCTACCCATGGGATGCACAGAACGGAAATCGACAGAAAGGCGGATGTCGCCCTTTATCATGCCAAAGCCGCAGGCCGCGGACGCTACTCGATCTTCGGCACGCAGATGGACGAAACGATGCAGACTGCGGCGGCAATCGAGGAGGACCTCAGGACCGCCATGGTCGACAAGTCGCAGTTTTTTCTGCATTACCAGCCGAAGTTCGCGTGCAATAGCGGGCAGTTGCAGGGCGTCGAGGCCCTTGCCCGTTGGCATCACCCCGAGAAGGGAGCCATATCGCCGGCGGCCTTTATTCCCGTTGCCGAGAGCATCGGACTGATAGGCGAGCTTGGAATATGGGTGCTCGAACGCGCATGTCGGGAATCGCTCGCTTGGCCGATCAGCCAGCTGTCGGTCAATGTATCTCCGAAACAACTGATCGAGCCCGGCTTTGCGCGTTCTGTCGAGAGCATACTGGTGACCACGGGCTTTCCCGCGAGTAAGCTGGAGCTGGAACTGACGGAGTCAGAGTTAATTGGGTCGGGGACGGAAGCCGTCGAGTGCATGAGACGTCTCTCGGACATTGGCGTCTCGATTGCCATCGATGACTTCGGTACCGGTTCATCCAATTTCACTCGCCTCAGGGACGTGGAGTTCGACAGGATAAAGATCGATCAGAGTTTCGTGAGGAACATCGATTCATCAAATAGCGACGTCGAAATCGTCCGAGCCATGATTACGCTTGCCCATGCCAGAGGCATCAAGGCAACGGCCGAGGGGGTCGAGACTTCCGGGCAGAAGGAAGTGCTGTGTTCGTTGGGTTGCGATGAGTTGCAAGGCTACCTTTTGGGGAGGCCCTGTTCGGCGGACCGAATAGAAGGTCTTCTCGGATCGCCGACAGCCAGCTGACAGACAGCTGCGCTGCGGCAGGTCACGACAGATGGGGGGATATTGCCGCGAGGGGTTTCAGCGTTCCGGCCGTACGCACTCGTCGAACCGCCGAGAGACCGCGCCCCTCCCATGAGGCCGGACATGCGTCCCAGGGGCCGAGCCATCCTCCAGAGATGCAATAGGGAAGTTGCCAGGACGAGTGAGGGTTTGCGCTCGTGACTACTTTTGGGCTGACAACTTCATCAGGATTAGTTTTCAGGGTCGGTGCAAGCTGTATTATTGGTAATACAAACGGTTGGTACTACATAATGCTTACGACGAAATAGGTCCCGAAATATAACGGTGCACCCCGTGTCTGATCAATCTAACGTATGTCAGGGGGCTCGGCGGAGGGATAAGCTCCGGTCCGTTTACGGGGATGCATGATGATCCAAATGGCAGATCGACTGGTCAAAAACCCTCGGCCGGAATACGTCGATTTCATCGAGATATGCAGCTATATGGAGATAAGGCAGGGCATCCGGCGGCAGCTTATCGTTGAAGCGTTGCTGTCCGCTGCGCTGAGCCTTTGCGGGGAGACGAAGGCTTTTTCGGAAGCAACCGAGACCGTCCGCGCTCGGTACGGCGTTGAGTAGGCCTGTCGATGCGGCCGCCGGTGACTCGTTTCCGCCCGACATTCAAGGTGCCGCTCCGCTATCGATAAACTCGTATAGGGCGCTCTCATCCTCGAAAGAGAAATACTGAGCCGCAGTCGCCAACCCGAAAGACAGGACGTCCGAACTCGGAATGCGCCCTTCAGCTAGCTCTACCATCAAACCATCCAGCAGTCCTTGGAGATCTTGCATCGAGCATGCAATGCCGCGCTTGGCTAGATATTCGCC
Protein-coding regions in this window:
- a CDS encoding DUF892 family protein — translated: MYHHIKKLMYTVRVDEPDPRFGNMLLEQFGGANGELAAAMQYSIQGLNCEDAARKDLLMDIGTEELSHLEIVGTLARMHLKPMKSVREDAEADPLIAIAGGGGVNLFNSMGNPWTADYLKITGELDVDLRSNIAAEARAKIVYERLIDFCRDPGTKDALQFLMTREITHMKAFAAALESIGTPPFMIGRIAPTPKLVNQYFNESTGEGQLGEVDARGPWNEGGDWEFVEATAFAGLEGDGAAPTSGSGVAAVTSDTLDPKPLSELLIEELRDLLSAEKQLVKALPKMAEAAKTEQLRALLELHLQETNTQVERLNAALKILGGATSAKTCKGMQGLLEEGDEVMKKGDKMPEFLADLALIGAAQRVEHYEIAAYTAARNMALQLHQNEIAQLLTLSLGEEMKSDYLLNQVSQPLTSLAGMPPAVR
- a CDS encoding bifunctional diguanylate cyclase/phosphodiesterase → MKSTAGTPLLRLVAPTFVMLILLTGMGAFLLWMSQSVDDEAAQRERRIAEQAIYELRYNISHNQESSTFWNEAVEKVSRPGNDEWLDENLGTWMHKFYGFDELYILDGGNRPVYAFAADAIREPVYFETRRAVSTPFLEDLRSDLLKRQPPKEGQQTVGVSDFLLIDGRPAVVSMKPIVSDSGEIALTPETTFVHVAVQYLDGPVSERISKSFVLNGLHVAPIGSGHRDEQKVTILNERGEPSVSFEWRPFRPGHGLLVRILPLLLLVSVVLVAGTVSLSVFSYLRMRDKARNEDRLIYLSSYDSLTGLRNRAAYEEAADAIIATMESGVPVEPVAILFMDLDRFKQVNDIYGHQAGDAVLKEFAKRTKSVLPEGAELFRIGGDEFAVIHPRSSPRDAEAICVAVIDALKSPIEIAGRVTFVGVTVGVAFAPTHGMHRTEIDRKADVALYHAKAAGRGRYSIFGTQMDETMQTAAAIEEDLRTAMVDKSQFFLHYQPKFACNSGQLQGVEALARWHHPEKGAISPAAFIPVAESIGLIGELGIWVLERACRESLAWPISQLSVNVSPKQLIEPGFARSVESILVTTGFPASKLELELTESELIGSGTEAVECMRRLSDIGVSIAIDDFGTGSSNFTRLRDVEFDRIKIDQSFVRNIDSSNSDVEIVRAMITLAHARGIKATAEGVETSGQKEVLCSLGCDELQGYLLGRPCSADRIEGLLGSPTAS